From the genome of Arvicola amphibius chromosome 9, mArvAmp1.2, whole genome shotgun sequence:
gctgtttttgtttttgttgttgtcatttcggttttttgtttgtttggcttttgattgtttggttggttggttggtttttcaagacagggtttctctgtagctttggagcctgtcctggaactctctctgtagaccaggctggccttgaattcagagatccgcctgcctctgcttcctgagtgctgggattaaaggtgtgctaccaccaccaggcaaagaggtttttaaatttgtgattaAATCATAACAAAATGTactgtgtctacatgtgtgttgCTGGGAACTACATATGGAGTCGTGCATACACTGGGCAAGCACTTGGTCCTCAGCCCCATCCTAAATGTTCCGTCTGTGCCATTTAAGGACATCTATCACCTACACTTTTCAGCATCCCAGACTCTACCTATTAaatgttctgtctctgtctcttgaatTTGATTACTCTAGGTCATCAGAAATCAATATAAATGCAATCATACAATATTTGCCTTTAAAACAAATAGAGTACCAGTGTgcatccctggctgccctggactctgttctgtgtagaccaggctagcctccatctctgagatccctctgtctcctgggattaaagtctgtTCACTACCGGGCCAGCCCATTGTCTGTCCTTTGTGCCTTGTTTATTGAACTTGACAGCATGTTCTCTGGGCTCATCTGTGTTGTACCACACATCAgaattcccttccttccttccttcagttttatttttgtatgtgtgtgccttcaGAAACCAGAActagagttccaggtggttgtgagccacagcttgagtgctgggaacttaaACCCTGGCCCCCTGcaaaagtagcaagtgctcttaggcACTGAGCCTTTCTCCCCAGCGCCTCCATCAGTTTTTAAGGCGGAATAATACCCCATGTCTACATTAGCTGCATTCTGTTCATCCGGTTCCTGATGGACACTGGGGTTGCTTCACCCATGGATTCAGAAGCAACGCTGCTGTGAGCGTCCGGTGACACCGTTCACTGACCCAGAACCCAGACTGCACACCGCAGCTCGTTTTCAGTTGAGGAGCCCTGTGAAGGTGGGGATTTGgaggtgggttttgttgttgttgtttgatttgtctttggtttttgagacagggttttcctatatagcccaggctggttttgaactttcaATATCCCTGCCTCAGTTTTCAGAGTACTCTTCagtggattttattttcattcattttttaaaatctctctctctctctctctctctctctctctctctctctctctctctctctctctctctctctctctctctctctctctctctctgtgtgtgtgtgtgtgtgtgtgtgtgtgtgtctgggtacaTGTGCCCTGCATAAAtaactgtggaggtcagaggacgactttgtGGAATCACTTCTTGCCTGccattttatgtgtgttctaCATTGTGCATCCAGCACCTTtgcccaccaagccatctctggCTCCTCAGTGGACGTATGGCCTAGGTAAACTGGCCTGTTCTGTTCATTGATTCGTGACCAGAACCTAGCACAGAGTACAGTCAATCACTCAATACTTACTGAATtaaccttctttatttcttccttcctttctttctttctttctttctttctttctttctttctttctttctttcttcctttctttctctttcttcctctctttctttctcccctcccccctctttctttctttttgagacagggtctcactatgtagctctgttgtctgggattaaagacatccaCCACTACTCCTGGCTATTGAATTAACATTTTTAGGTATTGAGACAGACTCTCTTTATGGAACCCCAGCTGACCTTGagttcatggcaatcctcctgcctcaagcctGGATTATAAATTTGCCTCACCACTCCTGgcttaagtttttaatttctatgtCTGTCAACCTGGACTCTGAACATAAAAGTCTGTAACAGTTTTCTCGTAAGGTACCCATCCTGACTCATATTGTTTGCTGTCTCCAGTTCAGCACCCCGAAAGCAGGCCTTAATAACTTGACCCCCCCAAGCCTAGCCGGTTTGCAGCCGTCTGTCTGCACAGGCGACTCAGAGTCCCTGCAAGGGGACAAAGATTGGCTACAAGTTCTGTAAGTGCCGCCTCATCCTTTTGTGTTTGTGCTTCCTGGGccattccccttctcttcttcctgacttgGAGACAAggcctcattatgtagcccacactggcctcacaGTGTCTCACAGTCCTCCCAGTGGCTGGAATTACTGTCCTACCACGCCCAGCTCAGCTTCTCTTTTCTTGAGCTCACTTCCTCAGCTCCCGTGACTCTTGCTTGCCTCTCCCTACTGAAAAAGCCACTCTCCatttggagagacagagacagagatcctgCTTCCTCTCTACCCTGAGACGTTCAAGGCCACACCTGGAGCCTTACACCCCTCCCTTGCCTATTCCAAATATAACGCTTTTGAGACTGCCCTTGTCATTTTCCCGCCACCTGAGCTGCTGGAGCTTCCTGCTGCTGTTCTGGGAGTCTCCGGCAGCTTCTAACCTGGCATTGCTGCTCGAGAGCTTGATGtgcgtgttttgttttgtctttttgtagaTGACTCACATTTTGAAATCATGCTGGAATGAGAAGATTGCAGGGACACAGGAGTGGGTAGACCGTGAGCACTCTGGACCTTTAGCGTAGACTCCAGAAAAGGACAGTAGCTACCTCTCTAAACCCTGGCCAGGCTCCACGGCTCAGCCCGGTGTTACAGCtttcacttttctcttttgtgtgagACCAGGTCTGTTATTTAGCCTtggctatgtagatcaggctggccttactcacagggatcttcctgcctctacctctgaaaGTCGTGTGCATCACCTTGCTCTGCTGTTTCACTTCTAGTAGAGaccattttcataaaaaaaaaaaaaaaaaaatctgggctggagagatggctcagaggttaagagcactggctgctcttccagacagaggacctgagttcaattcccagcaaccacatggtggctcatagtcatctgtgatgagatctgctgccctcttctagcctgctgGCATACAGacctgcagaacactgtatacataataaggaaatacatttaaaaaaaaagaaaaaatctgtcAGTCCAAAATGCCAGGAGGAACTCTTGAATTCGAGGCCCACAgcaactatatagtgagaccctgtctctaaacaaataacataaaaagtaaatttaaaaaccttATGCCTAGTATGTATTTACTTAATTGGTAGAGGCCtaacaaagccctgagtttgttCCCTAGCACTGCGTAAAAACAAGCGTGGGTGATGCCTGCCATCGCTGTAgcaggtggaggctggagagtgAGAAGCTCAAGAACTTAAAGCCTTTACAGGGTCCCATGGTTTATACACTAagtgccttttcctgctgagccatcttgctagatGTCATATTTTAAGATCACTAttaatgtgatgtgtgtgtgtgtgtgcgtgcgtgcacacttccatgtgtgtgcacttatgAGTGTCCATAGAGACTAGAATAatgcattggatcccctggagctggagctgcacgtgcacatgcatgcatgcatgcacacatgcatacacacacatgtgcatgcctatGCCCATGCACTACAGCTGAGTGACATGCCAACTCTTTAGGTGTTCTCCCACTTTATTCACACAATAGCCTTGCAATGTCGATTTAATGATTCACAGAATAACAGGTTGAGTGAGCCATCAGGATGACCCGAGTCCAGTCTCCTGGACCCTGTGGtaggagagagccagctccctcgagttgtcttctggcctctcatACAtgaggcggttctctgtgagttcgaggacagccagacctttgcagagaccctgtctcaccccACCTGGCCCCCCACCCTGGGCTGGCCATGGACTGGAAGGTCTCTCCGCAGCTCACCTCCTGCTGCTTTTCAGTATGGGATCATGGGGAATTAGAGGCTCTTGTTGGCCTCTGTAAAAAAAGACCCTCAACGCCCTTGACCTGTTCTTGCCGCAGCTCACAGCAGCTGAGATCCCTTTACCCGTGCTCAGTGGTGCCACAGCCGGCCCTAAGACCTGGCTCTGCTGGCAGTAGCCACTTCGACTCCCAGTACTGCTGCCATCAAACATTGCTTCCTTAAAGTCGCCCCCAGCAGGACCACCACCAGATCAGTCCCTGCTGGTGCTCCTTGTTGGACTTTCTGCAGTTCAGAATGATAAGACCTGTGGGGTGTAAGCACTGTGGAGCTGGTCCTGCTCTGCTGTTCCCAGTGTGCCTAGCGCACTTCCTGGCAAAGCAGGTGGGACACAAAGCTGCTAGTTTTGCTtgtgccctccctctctccctctcttcctccctttctttctctatttctctccctctctctctattcctccctccctctctcactctttctctccctccccccgtccctctctccccctaccccacaccctccctcctctgcttctcatctctcttatttcagtttttttgagataggatctcatagTCTGTATccagactggcttagaactcactgtgaGCCCCATGTCTCAGGCTCTTGAGGGTTGCGATTATAGGTTTGAGCACTAGGCCAgacttaaattatttattgaagAAAATGATGACTCCAGAGTTGACCAGTGTCCTCCTGGACACCTCTATCCTGCAGTGACCTTTACCAAGTTACTTCTTCAACAGTTACATCAAATGCTAATTAGGAAAAGACTGTGTGGTTatcaccttgaatcccagcactggggaagcagagacaggcagatctctgtgagttcaaggccagcatgggctatggAGCAAATCCAGGCCAGTGGGGCTACCTAGAGAGACCTTAAAAAGACTTGCCCACAAGTTTCCAGACCACAGTTTAATAATGTCCTGACTCTGAGTAATGACTTGGGCTTTGGAGCttaagggacagacagacagatacagggTGGGGAAAGTCCTGTTGCAAGCCTGTTAAAGTGCAGAGCCTATCCTAGAAGTGAAAGGTAGAGCAGGCTTGCTTATGGACCACCAACCAGCATCCAAATACAGACACGGAGACCtgatattagttatgaatgcttggccttctCTTATGCTCGTCCCAccactcttataacttaatttagcccgtttctcttcatctgttttGCTGTGGGGCTTCaaccttcctttcattctgtgtCCTACTTTGTGTCCTGCTGCTGGCAGCTGCTTGGCTGTCCCCAGGCgtctccctctgtttcccttgTTCTCACCGCTCATTCTTGTCCCTCCAGcttagatttctcttcctatttattctctctacccacCAGTCCGCATATTCCTCtgctgcctaactattggctgtttagctttttattagaccaatcaggtaccttaggcaggccaggtgaaacagcagcacatctttacacagttaaaccaatgcagcataaacaaatgtaacacatctttacatagttaaagtaatattccacaagaaAAAGGTTTGGGGCAggttaagtatattttattactGAAAACTAATGTTTATGAAAGGTATGTAGGGCCGAGGAGATGACTTGGTGGGCAGCGTGCTGTACATGCATAAGCACCCAAAtcctgatccccagaacctggtAAAGACAGATGCATAGTATGCATTGTTCTGCTGTAGACAGGTCCCACTAGCCCTGGCGGGCCTATAACTCAcaagatccatccacctgcctgtctcctgaatgctgggattaaaggtgagtgccactcTGCCTGGCAGTAGCATGCATCTGCATTCTCAGCACTCCTGTGCCTGGCAGTAGCATGCACCTGCATCCTCAGCACTCTGCCTGGCAGTAGCATGCATCTGCATTCTTTCTCAGCACTCCTGTACTGAGGTGAAAGATGGAGAAGAATTCTCACAAGGCCAGCTAGCCAGGTGTAGgcagcagagaacaagagaccctgtatcaCCCAAGGGGGAGAACAAGAATGGGCATCAGAacttgtcccctgacttccacaagtgCATTATGCTATGCATGTACCAAAAtccacaaatgtgcacacatacagacaagatTAAAGAGTATGTAGAACATGGAAAGATGTACAGGATACATCTATGCTGCATGgtacaaatatattcatatatattcactcAACATTTGATGTGTTCCTTATACTGCCatatcctcttgtctctgcctcacagtTAGCATCCGAAGTGACTGAGGCTGGATCCTTGCGTCTCTGCCTCACAGCCTATAAACTAGGTACTGTACCGTTAGCATCTGAAGTGACTGATGCTGGCAGGTGATGTTTTTCCCAAGGGAGTAGCTTGAAAAGGACAGATCACATTTGAAAATCAATCAATTCAGGCTCGAACCCCTGTTCATCAGATACGAGAATCGTAGTTGTTTTGTATTGAGACAGAACCTCCCTGTACAGGTCAGGCTACCCTGGAACAGTCAGTCTGTCTcagccctgagtgctggggttacagacatgtcaCCACACCTAACGAAAAACAACCCCCTCCTATTTTTAAGtcggtagaccaagctggcctaaactctgaaatctgcctgcctctgcctcctgagtactggcattaaaggcatgtgccaccactaccaacCAAgagcccctttctttctctctttcttcttttttcaagatagggtcttaccatgtagctctggttgtcctggaacttactatgtagcccaggctggccttgaactcacagagatacacctgcctctgcctccaagtgctgggagtaacagtgtgcaccactatgcccagctcaaGTCCCTGTTTTTAAACATTGTATTAGATagagaaaaattcataaaaatgttGTCTTTTGGAAATGGTTTGTTTTAATCTCTTTGTTCCAGGTTATTGTTTGGAGTTACTGTAGATACTAGTTGAACTTtttgatctttattttatgtttatcaatgttttgtctgtgtgtctgtttgtgtactacatgtgtgcttGCTTGGTGCCCAGAAACTAGAAGTTCAGATCCTCTcgacctggagttacaggagttacagatgatggTGAACCACCGAGGGGTTGCTGGGAATAAAATctaggacccctggaagagcagacagtgctctgaaccactgagcttTTGAACAGGAAGGTGAAGTGACAGAATGGCAAGGACAAAGGACTCAccatttccttttccccttccaacTTCCCAGAACTGATGACCACGCCAGTTCTTCAGgcccatgagaccctgtccccacaAGCTGAAGAGGCCAGCACAGCGCTCATTGCAGGTAACAAGGGGCCTCTGGGCTCAGAGATACCCTGGAATCCAGTGTGACAGCTAAGATTTTCCTCATACAGGAAAAGTCACATCAGGGACCAACTCCAGTACTGGGTTCCTTCTGGCATGTAGGTCTCACACATGCAGAGCTGTGAAAGATGGAGAGACACGCCAACAAGGTTGGGAGTGGCCGAGAACAGACTGTGGCGCATGTGGATGCTCAGCTGGAGTGCGTGGGTTGGAAGGAGGAGATGTGTGGTTTTGTTGAGTGGGTGAGGAAGAGAAACTCTCATGGGAAGCTATGTATTAAAACACCCTTCCTGTTGGCATCAGCTGTTTCCCTCCTGGTTTCTAGCATGATCATCAGGAACTGGTTTGAGAGGGAATTAAACTGTGTGATAGCTAAATACCAAGAGACTCTGGCTGCTGTGTCCTGGGGAAGCTGGGTTTGAGAGGACCTGACTGGCCCAGTCAGTACTCAAagatgtctctctctcctttcccagtcGTGATCACTGTGGTGTTCCTCACCCTGCTTTCGGTGGTGACCTTGATCTTCTTTTACCTGTACAAGAACAAAGGCAGCTACGTCACCTACGAGCCCGCAGAAGGCGAGCCCAGCACCATCCTCCAGATGGAGAGTGACTCAGccaagggcagagagaaggaagagtacTTCATCTAATGATCCCCAGACTGGAGGGGCCAAGTCCTGGCTCCAGTGCTAACACACTGACTCTATAATTAGGGAATGTTTGCTCTGAAGCCAGTGAGTGGCATTGAATGAGATGGCAAATCCACTCACCTCCCAGGACACAGTCTCCAATAACATCATCACTGACTCCATGGTCCAGGGACACGGAGAAAGCTGCTTATGACACCTATATAGTCAGGCCTTGGTAAGGACAGTGCTCACAACTGGCCAACAACATGGGGCCATGCCTGAGTTGGAAGTGGGAGATGTGGAAGGTGGCCACGGGCTGGTCCACTTTATCCCCTCCCTACTTGCCTAGTCCTAGTGTAGCTTCTTGGAGGATCAGGCCAGGAGGGACAGGCCTCCGAGTGTTACTTCCTTTGATCCGAATCTTACCATTTCCCCCATCAGCCTCAAATTTACACTGTTTTTATCCAGATTAAATTTATTATGAAAGTcagattttcatttgtaaaaactAAAGTTTGACTTAgcgttttctctgcttctttaacTCTTCTGCGTGTGCTGTCGCTCTTTAAAAACTCTTAGGGATGTTCTGAAGTTCCTAGAACTACCTCAGGAGTGTTCAGAAAAGCAGCAACTGTCCCATCAGAAACACATGAGAACTAAGTGGGTTTGACCTTTATCCTGGCAAAGGCCACAATTTCCCAGATCCCTGTTTATATACAGAGGGAGTTAGAAAAAACTTAGCCACCTAAATTTCCTACCAGTagagctcttttctttcttcctcaagacagggtttctctgtgtgctctagctgtcttagaactcactgtgtagaccaggttggcctcccaagtgctgggattaaaggtgtgtgccaccactgccggacCAGGCTCTTTTCCACCCAAGCCCCTTGGATACTCTGGTATTAAAACTCTTACCCGATGTTAGCAGTGTAGGTTCCAGAAGCTGCAGTACAGAGGCTGGTTGGCTTTTGCTTTGTGGGTTTGAGACATCATCTTGCTAGTTACCCCAGGCTGCCATAAACTTTTGGCAGACCTCTTTCCACAGTCTCTGGAGTAATGGGACTGGCCCGCTTGTGTTCAGTTATTTCTCCACATAGAACTTTGGAGCAACCATCTAGAAATTACCCTGAAGTGTACAGACTACTACACTAAGGTATTTCCCTTGATGGAGGCCTTAGCACGAGtgagaactcactgtgtagactagggtGGCTTTTGAGCTCACAGGggccacctggctctgcctcccccgCATTGGGATTAAAGTCCAGTGCCAACACGACCAgcactgctctttcatttctaaGATTGTGTTCTGAATCCCAGAACCAGCTCTAGTGAAAGCTCATGAGAACAGCCAACCTAAAACCTCACCTTGCACGTCTCCATTTATTTCACAGACATCGCTAAAGTAGTTACAGGAGCACCGAGCTCATTTCTGGGTGAGCTCTAAAAGACCTCACATGTATGAACATGTGAACACATGCTGAGTAAAGAATGCCTAGAGTACAGTGTAATGCAACTTCATCACTTTATTCAAATCTTCAAAATAGTCTTTATTCTACATTTTTAGTATAAAAAATCCACAAGTTAAGTGCACCACAGTGTAGAGAGACATACAACGCTGAACTTCCATAACAGTCGATGGTACAGTCAAACAATACATGTACAGAACACAAGATTTAGATGAACTGAAAtgtcagataaaataaaatccaatctcagaaaacaaatcagaatattAAGGATCCCTGAAATATTAATCCTAATGAGATCTCACTGGACTCAAGTCGTTTCATAGCGAGGCATTCATG
Proteins encoded in this window:
- the LOC119822919 gene encoding small cell adhesion glycoprotein isoform X1, whose translation is MSSLPATPSPGELMTTPVLQAHETLSPQAEEASTALIAGKVTSGTNSSTGFLLACRSHTCRAVKDGETRQQGWEWPRTDCGACGCSAGVRGLEGGDVWFC
- the LOC119822919 gene encoding small cell adhesion glycoprotein isoform X2, with translation MSSLPATPSPGELMTTPVLQAHETLSPQAEEASTALIAVVITVVFLTLLSVVTLIFFYLYKNKGSYVTYEPAEGEPSTILQMESDSAKGREKEEYFI